Genomic segment of Zonotrichia leucophrys gambelii isolate GWCS_2022_RI unplaced genomic scaffold, RI_Zleu_2.0 Scaffold_1112_15765, whole genome shotgun sequence:
agctgatgggaacaaactttctggctgactgcagaggccaggacaaagctgagtggtttccctggtgtcccccagcccttgctggccccaggggctgatggcatttgtgctccctcaggttcatgtccccacagcaacagcatgggggtgctctccctgctgtgtgcaatccaaacaggggctgctgagccagtgctgccgtgtctgtgcctgcaaggatggggcacctgtgtgagctgggggagaggccagggctgcagaggggggatgctgttggcagctccatgaggacgctctgagatgctgccctgggctgtgcagcgcactggggatggatcagcccctgctctgttGCTCCTTCctgtctgccccagggcccttgcagagccccagccatgctgttggcccatggccagcctggggctgctcacggggttttctgtgctgagcattggcctgggtgtgttcttgagagagcctgggcaaggagcctggagcccccagggcctggcctgaggcgtcagcgctgccccagcagtgcccatggcctgtccctgctgcagccttggcactgccacccccagggctgtgcccggccccgagagcactcaggccctgcatcaacaccagggccaccagggcagcggggcagggccacggcagcagcactggcaacaccaagtgctgctgctgctgggcacagctggtgtgccagccctgatctgccccagctctgcacacagacattgctgctgcggctccagagaaggcaactAAACGGCATCTCAGCAGAAAACTCTGCCGGGACATCATTTAGGTTGTTTAAGGTCACCAAGAGTGCAGCCCCCTCATAGTCTGTGGCCACGGGCAAGGTAGAaagaaataatatgaaaaatggcacagaaaataacatttttttgtggattatatgaaaaaagcaaaacagaaaaagaaccCCCAAAATGAAGCCAATAGGAAGTATCAAAGATGATTTTTACTATAAGTGATTTGTGATTTTTACTATAATTGATTTGTGATTAAACGAAGGttaatcttttttaaaacatcCAGTCATgagtctccacactgcagccttgagctcctggttcctcaggctgtagatgagggggttcagggctggaggcaccaccgagtacagaactgacagggccagatccagggatggggacgagatggaggggggcttcaggtggGCAAAAAAGCCAGTGCTGAGAAACAGGAAaaccacggccaggtgagggaagcaggtggaaaaggctttgtgccgtccctgctcagaggggatcctcagcacagccctgaagatctgcacataggagaaaaccatgaacacaaaacagccaaaaccCAAAGAGATGGAAAACATAACAAGTCCAAGTTCCCTGTGataggatttggagcaggagagcttgaggatctggggcacctcacagaagaactggcccagggcattgccatggcacaggggcagggaaaatgtattggctgtgtgcatgagagcagtgagaaaggcactggcccaggcagctgctgccatgtgggcacaagctctgctgcccaggagggtcccatagtgcaggggtttgcagatggacacgtagcggtcatagcacatgaCGGTCAGGAGAGCAAGCTCTAATgacatgaaaaatacaaaaaaaaagagctgtgcagcacatcctttgtaggagatgttcctggtgtcccagagggaattgtgcatggctttggggacagtggtgcagatgcagcccaggtcgctgagggccaagttgagcaggaagaagaacatgggcgtgtgcaggtggtggccgcaggctacggcgctgatgatgaggccgttgcccaggagggcagccagggagatgcccagcaagaggcagaagtgcaggagctgcagctgccgcgtgtctgccaatgccagcaggaggaagtgcctgatggagctgctgttggacatttgctgtctCCAGACATTGGAACCTTTTCAAGAAGGAATTACAGTGGTAATTGAAGGGAGATTTCTCACAGAAAAGGCAAAGCCCTTTCTCATAGATCCTTTCCTGCCACTAAACAACTACCCCTGTCTATGTCTCAGAGATCTTCCTTCACCTTTGATGCTGGAGCCCTGATTGCTGCTGGCGAATGTTGTGTGAGGAGCTGGACCTCGACCTGCAGAACACTTGGGAGTCAGCCCTGATACCCTGTCAGTTTAGGGAAACAGTGAGGGAAGAATCTTAGGAGAAGAGTCTTTATCCAAGTTGAACACCAGGACATCCAGTCCTTATCTTTATCTTTATCTTGGATAAAGAATCTTTTCctaaggcagcagagctgcctgggtgAGGGGATGGGGATTGCTGGAGGCAGAACAAGACATTGTGCTGCACCTGGTGAGAACAGAGACTCCAGGAAGGCAGGAGGATTGTCTGAGGCTTAGTACAGActgaggggagctgctctgtctctctcctgttccagctgccctgcacttGCACCTTTCTGTGATCCACTCCTGCGTTaccctgcacagccaggagacactgctgagagcagagggatcccTGGTACACAAAGGgactcctgcctttcccagagtcAGGACAGTGGGCTCATTGCCAgcctcccagcctgccctgcccagagctgcctgggcacagggagctgggacaccccattgctgtgctcagcctgcacaggaggagcccaagggctgggcctggccctgcGGCTGGAACTGCCATTGCACAGGGCccctcagcaatgccagcagcacctgggcaaggcaaggagagagagagccaggcctgaggaaaagcctttccctgccctgccctgcctagcccctgccaggcagcagcaggcaggacagtggccctcaggccctggtcagcagggaatgggcactTGGCCGGAGAGATGCCCCtcatctctggggctgctctgccggcccaggagggactgagggccCCGAGGCCCcgggctgagggctgtgctggctgcgaggggacacaagagctgtgctgctcagggcagtgtctgccctgcaggacaggccctgcaggtgccacctctgccctgcagcagggctgccctcagcactgcctccctccctccctgcccatggctctgctgctggagctgtcccagccccagctgctcctgtggccccgggctccttccctgccagagctgccagagcccagcccagcccttgggccagccctgccctgctgggccctgcagggattaaagaacagctcccccagcctgggcaccatggaaaggtgatgctgcatgggtctggaggctgggcaggtgcaggcaCTTCCTGAGGCTCCCAGGAATCCTCAGTGTGATGGTTTAAgaccctcagctcctgctctgcccagcacagctgagttTCCATTGCCACCAAGctgagccagggaaaagtgTGAGCACAgattcaggaaagcagagaccCAAGCAGGAAACCCCAGCCCTGAATGAGCTCATGACAAGTCCCCATAGATGGGGAGCCCTGCACTGGAGcacattctcctcctcctgtgccacagagaaattgggagagtcctcctgacacattccccaggctgtgggctgtgctggcttcaggagatccctccaggagcagagggagcattgccctgcacccacacactcaccatgcacagggctgtgaagatctttccccaagtgaagtctcagctcaatgtcttccccatcctgattgccttcagcctgtctctgcctggctcctgtcccctcagtgtctgCGGAtagagccc
This window contains:
- the LOC135442102 gene encoding olfactory receptor 14A16-like, with the translated sequence MSNSSSIRHFLLLALADTRQLQLLHFCLLLGISLAALLGNGLIISAVACGHHLHTPMFFFLLNLALSDLGCICTTVPKAMHNSLWDTRNISYKGCAAQLFFFVFFMSLELALLTVMCYDRYVSICKPLHYGTLLGSRACAHMAAAAWASAFLTALMHTANTFSLPLCHGNALGQFFCEVPQILKLSCSKSYHRELGLVMFSISLGFGCFVFMVFSYVQIFRAVLRIPSEQGRHKAFSTCFPHLAVVFLFLSTGFFAHLKPPSISSPSLDLALSVLYSVVPPALNPLIYSLRNQELKAAVWRLMTGCFKKD